From the genome of Sphingobacterium kitahiroshimense, one region includes:
- a CDS encoding FecCD family ABC transporter permease, with amino-acid sequence MKNIKIIVLLILFPLSLFVLSLTIGSTQHVGLVELFQRMCLQLGLIQDQHLLSDASLNTILWQVRLPRVLLTFMVGAALASSGGVLQAIFRNPIVDPFTLGISSGSAFGAALAMLFPIMSVNLSAFIFGVCAVGLTYLVSYSGARTSIVGMVLAGMVISGVFTALLTLLQYLSDPYKLQAIVQWTMGNLHTASWSKVYSAMGPISVGLFVIVLYRWKLNLLSLGDQEALAIGVNPRIIKLILIGVATMITASAVAAVGVISLFGLIIPHISRMIFGPNNNISVWANISIGGSFLLLIDDFSRAVMPFEIPIGVFTMIVGAPLFIYLMRRNAMNWNS; translated from the coding sequence ATGAAAAATATAAAAATCATCGTCCTGTTGATCTTATTTCCACTGTCGCTTTTTGTGTTGTCGCTTACTATTGGTTCTACACAACATGTCGGTCTGGTCGAATTGTTTCAGCGGATGTGTTTGCAATTAGGGTTAATACAAGATCAACATCTGCTTTCGGATGCAAGTTTAAATACCATTTTATGGCAGGTGAGATTGCCACGGGTGTTATTGACTTTTATGGTCGGTGCAGCTTTGGCTTCGTCAGGAGGAGTTCTACAAGCTATTTTCCGTAATCCAATTGTAGATCCGTTTACATTAGGTATCTCTTCGGGATCTGCTTTTGGAGCAGCACTCGCAATGTTGTTTCCGATTATGTCTGTTAATCTCTCTGCTTTTATTTTTGGAGTTTGTGCAGTGGGGCTGACTTATTTGGTTTCTTACTCTGGAGCAAGGACTTCTATTGTAGGGATGGTATTGGCTGGGATGGTGATTTCTGGGGTTTTTACTGCTCTTTTAACTTTATTGCAGTATTTAAGTGATCCTTATAAACTTCAAGCTATTGTTCAATGGACAATGGGCAACTTACATACTGCTTCTTGGTCTAAGGTATATAGCGCTATGGGACCAATTTCAGTTGGTTTATTTGTGATTGTGCTCTATCGTTGGAAGCTGAATCTATTGTCTCTCGGTGATCAGGAAGCTTTAGCCATCGGTGTCAATCCCAGAATCATTAAATTGATTCTAATTGGAGTTGCGACGATGATTACAGCATCTGCAGTAGCTGCGGTAGGGGTGATCAGTCTGTTTGGATTGATTATTCCACATATTAGCCGAATGATATTTGGACCTAATAATAATATTTCGGTGTGGGCTAATATCAGCATCGGCGGTAGTTTCCTACTTTTAATCGATGATTTTTCTCGTGCTGTCATGCCTTTCGAAATTCCGATCGGTGTGTTTACTATGATTGTGGGAGCGCCCTTATTTATTTACTTGATGCGTCGAAACGCGATGAATTGGAACTCATGA